TGATCTCATCATCATTGTCAAGAATCATTCCAATGTAGACCAATTGCCACCAAAATGAAACATCCATTATAACTCAGtaagaaagaaatgaaaaaggaaattaaaCGCGTAAACATATTCAACAAGAACCGACAGGAAACTAAAAAGTGAAAACAGCAGACCAATAATTTGGGTACATATTCAAATCGGGAGATATTCTATTCGGAATCAACTAAAAACATATCCAAAATCGCCAGTAACAACAATGAACCCGtgaattaaagaaaataaactgtgATTTCAACAACTAGGGAAAAAGTTCGACTGTATTTAACAAGTAGAAATTTGGAATTGGCGCAACGAGGGGGAAATTGGGCGGTGAATTTACCATTGCTAGAGATGAAATGACAGAACTATTGCATCAATTTCCGAATCAACGTGTAAATTATTGCCAAGACTCGCAACTTCTTCTGTGATTTTGCTCTCTAAAATggctgtattttttttttctgaaaaatgaAGATCATTTTGtaaattagtttttatttctaatcggtttcataattttattactCGGGTCATTCACAATATAGCCCCGGATGGATGATCCGAATATGGGATGTGACGGGGCTTTACTGTGAGACGGGTTCGGATGCGAACCGTTGGCTGGGCGGGTTGTTTCtcgctcatatttttattttattttattttatttttcaatatttatttgtaattgattttattctatttcattttcACCTCAATCGTAGACACACAAATCATATTATTTTATCACATTTTctaaatttcacatcaaattacACACTGTCACACAATATTAAAGATTTATGTGAGTCAGGACTTTGATCCAATGAGCTAGTACCATTTAATATGATGAATGCAACCTCAAACTTAGCCTAATCATCAAAAGCCTTGGCGCACACAAAACAACGAAATGAGGAATATATATAGCTAGTAATAGTTTGGGATAAAATTGATAAACTTCAATAGTTAAATAAAAttgtggagtaaaaaagtaaaagaaattatAGACTACAGATGGGAAATTAGTTCATAACCCacagttttttttttactaagtACTAAGTAATCTTTTAACTTTGGGCTTTCATCCACCTATTTAATTTGAGAAAGTTGTACCCAAAATGCTTTCATTCACTTGGGCTTGGCTTGCTAATGCCATTGCATATCGAAAACTATATTCTCAGCTATGTTAGTATTCAATAAATTACGATAAATTAAGGAaacttttaccaattttataattcgaatttaatatggaccaataaattgaattttaataaatccCAATAAACCCCCTCACTGACTACTATCTTGAATCTTGATTAACCTCTTAACTGACCACTATCTTGATTAACCTCTTAATTAGTTCATTATTGAACTTTAAAAAATCATTAttcattaattatattataaataatgagTAATAAATGAAGTTTTCTTCTACAACAAGCAATAGAGAAGGTGACTTTCCCAGTCCAAATGGGAGAAAAAGACAAAACGGCGCACGTTAAAAGCAATATAAAAGtaaattaataagaaaaatagCCAGATTAGTCAGAAGTGTACTCAAATAAGCAAATTCAAAATCCTTAACCTGCGCCCCCTGTCACCACAGTGCGCATCAGAAATTGAATTCTTCTTCATCGTTAAAGTCAATTCAAAAATCTGATAATTCTGCTTAAATCTTCGCAGTAATTTCGCTGAATTTGCTGGCTGGCAATCGATTCACATCTTGTATTGATCCCCGCCGTGTAAATACGTTGACGCTGGTGCATGCCCGTGCACGCTATAATAGGAGCTGGAATTGAGTTCATTTTGGTGGGAAATTTAGGGTTTGGCTGTGTTGATCGATAAGGGCGGAAGTTGAGATGTTGACTGCTGATGCAGAGGAGAGATCGTCGGGGATTGTGGATGAGATGTTTGGCGCGGAGGATGAATGCGACGACGTTTACATCGACCTCGATCATTTCTGGGAAGTTATGGGAGCTCCGGATTCGCCTTCGCAGGTTCTTTCATGATTTTTATGGTTCATTGGTCAGTTTCTACTTGAATATTTGGAATTGCTAGCTTTGAAGTGTATTTATTCAGTGGATTCGAAATATAATTTGGTGATCACAtgatgttttccttttttgaacTATTAATGCTTCTAAACACTTGCTATTTGGAGCTATTTCCATCAGTTTGAGTTCTGTCATCTTCAAACAATCAGCAATTCTCCTTAATAGTTTGTAGAAGTGGGGGAAATGTATCAATTTTTTGAGATATGGGATTACTTGGCTTGGTCTTTCACTATGTGCAGACTATGGCTTATGAATGGATATTGAAATGAGAAATCATAAAAAAAGATGAAAGCATCGGTTCTTTTGTTGATTAAGTGCTTGCATTGTAATCGTTATCAAGTCTCGATCTTGTAAACGGATTATGAAGTGGTCTGTGACATTGTTTTACATTAATTCCTTCCATGTTCCATCTATGGTCACTCTCTTTAATCTTCTCGATGCTCTCTGTTAGAGTGCTTGTGTGTTTCATCAATCTggattaaattataatttcaattcTCTGTTGGAGAATggcttacagccttttaggtgAGTATGTGAGTTCtgatttttgttgttgttaATTTGCAGGGTAATATAGTGGAAGATCTATCTTCTATTGATGTTCAACAAGGTCGGTAAGCAGCCTTATAACACTGTTCTTTTTTTTCTGTGAAATCTGTTTGCTATCCACTGACGGTTAGACTCATCGTTTTTCTGGgtatatttttggaaaatggACGTATTGTTTTGGTGAGATCAAACATTTGGTGATTTTATGCATCTTGCTATAAATGCCTCATTTTCCAagtacaattttattttgtgatagGAGTTCAGAATTCAAATGATATATTCTTGTCAAAAGCTGAGATGCCAGGATCTGGTGTATTGTCACCCTAACACAACTCTGAAGTCTCAGATTCTAGGACTGGAAGTTCAGATGGAATCTCAGAATCCGCAGGGACTTCTTCTGCAATTTTGGGTGCTGGAATGCGAGAACCTTCTTCTCAGTTTGGTATTGTTGATCACAACTCCTCCAGAACTGTCACTGACGATATACCTTTCCAAGAAAATGGCATTTCTTATAGTTGTGTGGTTGGTCGCCCCCAAACTCCATCATCATACAGCCAAAATGATGGAGGCAGAGCTCCATCTGGGATGACCAACCAAAGTGACCCATTGTGTTCTTATAGTATGGGTCATGTTACTAATGATGGAGAGTCTTCTGCTGATATTCTCATGAATCATGATAAGGATCTGATTGGATTCTCTATGCTAGATTTTCACTTAGATTGTAAGTCTTGGTTTAATGCTTCATTCTCTTGTTTTTGTCATGTTAGTTCAGAAATTATTAATTTCATGCATTAAGgggtattttattttcaaatatttttcagaaaaaaGGTACTAGGTTTTTATTTGGTTTAATATATCACCAGAAACCTACGAAAAACTTACCATGGAATTCTTGCTGCAGACAAGGAGGATGTCTCAGTTACTGATCGAGATGGGATTTCTCTGGACGTCTCCCATACTGAGTCTGGTTCTTGTGAAATTAATGCGGCCGACATTCCATATTTTACTCCCGAAAATGGTGGCATGCACCTTTTTGGCTCAGATGGTCTATCCTATGTTTCTCTTCGCTCTGGCTTTCAATCCTTGGATTGTGATGGAGGTAGGACGGATAATATTGTGGTTGAAGGAGAAAATTTTAGTGACGGTTTCATTCATGGAATGCCTTATGTGGATGTGGCTGCTTCCCAAGTTGGATTCAACTATTCTAGTGACATGAGTACATTGCAGGATGAGTCAAAAAATATTTCTCCTGCTTCTTTGTCATGCATTTTCAGCAAATCCTGGGGTGATACCAAGATCAGGAAAAATGTGGAATCATTTACATCTAATGATTTCATTTCTAGGGCATCTAAATTAGTTGACATAGCCCGCAGGAAATATCATGGGGATGCAAGTAAGCAGCCCTCTGTAAAAAACATACAATGGTCTTCATCTGGTTCCTTCTCTTCGACTCCATGTGAGAACTATGTTTCCTgcaaaaaggaagaaaatgaGGACATACTTTTGAATAGTGATTTCCTTCATCGGGGTATGGTTGATCAGACTAACACCCAAAAATTAGCTATTGGTGCTCAGGATGGTAACTCTGCTCTTCTGGTGTCATGTCAAACTGGCATATGGCCATTAGCTTCAGTCAAGGCAGAAATGAATTTTCAAAAAACGGAAAATAAGGCCCCAGAGTTCAACAATTTTTATCTTCCTAACACCAATTACCAAAGGGTTCAAAGTAACACGATAGAGCCTATTAATCTCGATGATGACTCCGATCTTTGTATTCTTGAGGATATGAGTACACCAGCAGTAGCCTCAATGCCTGTTACATTGAATGGAAAGTCATTTGCTGCTTCACAATATTCAACATCTATAGAGCATGTTGACCAGATGACAATGGGGCATTCAAGGCTTAGACCAAATGATGAACGGGTTATTTTTCAAGTTGCCATGCAGGTGATTCTATAATACTGACCTTATATGCTGGTTGCAGGTTGTAGACTTTCATGGTATCATATTTGGCTTTTCTGCAGCCATGATAAATTGTTCTGCTCGCCTTTCCTATGAAAGATCATAGCTTCTAACTTTTTTTGGATAATTGACCATGGAGAAATTTTGCACATGTTGCAGGATCTCTCTCAGCCAACATCAGAAGCTCTTCCACCTGATGGTTTGGCTGTGACTCTGCTGAAACACCAGGTTTGAAGTTCTGTACTTGGTTTTTGGCTGTTCGATATAGAGACACATCTGACTAGTGTAGACCATGAGACGTAGTGGCTTTGTTGAAGAGTGGGGTGTGGACTTGTGAGAGATGATGTTACCTAGCCCTAGAACTTTTAAGACTCTGTTTTCACTTTGTGTCATCCTTCTTGCAATCGAATTCTTGTTATTTGTTGATATTCTTTACTAGTATATATTGAGTTTTCTTCATCCATGGATGCCCGTTGCTATCATCCACTGCTTTACCCAGATGAAATTTGTGCTTATTGGTGTTTTATATAATGGTTTTTGGTTTATTCATCTTTTTTAACAATGGTGAAATTTAGCTTCAATGGAGACTGTCCAAATGTGTATTATGCTCTATGATTCACTTAATGttattcttgaatgttttattgTCCGAATGTGTATTCTTATATGGTTTTCTGAATCCCTACTGACTCTAGTTGAGTTTATGGCCAGCGAATTGCTTTATCCTGGATGGTTAACAAAGAGACGGAAGGTACATGTTGTTCTGGTGGGATTCTTGCGGATGATCAGGTTGCCTTTATGGTCTTTTCTCTCTAGAGGGTATGTAATCAACCATAGCCATTTATGTCTTACTATTTGCATTATGGTAGGGACTTGGGAAGACAGTGTCAACTATTGCATTGATACTAAAAGAGAGGTCACCTTCTTCCAAAGCACCGACAGCTAATATGAAACAATGTCAAATGGAGATGTGTGATCTGGACGAGGACAATGGAACTTCTGATACTTACCATGTGGAGGATACTTGTGAGGTTAATGGTTACAAGACTAACATACAAGCAAAGGGTAGACCACCTGCTGGCACCCTTATTGTATGTCCTACAAGTGTTCTCCGGCAGTGGTCTGAAGAGTTGTTCAACAAAGTAACTAGAGAAGCCGATCTTTCTGTTCTAATCTACCATGGAGGCAACCGTATAAAGGATCCTATTGAGCTTGCTAAGTATGATGTGGTGATTACAACATATGCTATTGTTAGCATGGAGGTGCCAAAGCAgcctgctgttgatgagaatgATGATCAATTTGGTACCCCCTTTCAAGGATGCTCATCTAGTAAAAAGAGGAAGGCACTTGAAACTGCGTCTTCTAAGAAGTCAGCTAGGAGTAAGAAGAGTACGAAACAAATTGACAACGAATTATTTGAAACTCTATCTGGCCCTCTTGCCAAGGTTGGATGGTATAGGGTTGTATTGGATGAGGCTCAAACCATTAAAAACCACAGGACTCAAGTAGCTAGGGCTTGCTGGGGACTTCGTGCTAAGCGTAGGTGGTGCTTATCTGGGACACCAATTCAGAATGCGATAGATGATCTATATAGCTACTTTAGATTTCTCAGGCACGAACCTTATGCTACTTTTACAACTTTCCGCGAACATCTTAAGTCACCAATCAATAGGAATCCGAAGGTTGGGTACAAAAAACTGCAAGCAGTGCTGAAGACTATCATGTTGCGTCGAACGAAAGGTAAGAAAATCACTGTCCTGTAACTACTCTTGCTTCTAGCTTCTAGTCTAATATGACCAGTTTAGTTTCCTTTCAATTTCTTCCACTTCTGTTCCTACACTTCTAACTGCTTTGTGTATCGAACAAGTTATCCAGAGGCTAAAATTTCCTTTGGAGATATGGACCCTTCTCGGAGATGGTGTTTTATTCACTTTAATTCTTATGACATTTCTAgagtttattttttcttttttttgtgagCATGATAGTGGAATTGCTTATTTCTGGACTGTCACAAGTCAAGTGTGCTCTAAACTTGCAAATTTTATTTCACTTAGTTTTCTTGTGTGTTCGGTAATCTATAAGACCACCTACTGTTATATGATAAACAAGCTTAGCATGTGTGAGTTTATATTTTAAGGTTAAATTGGAAGAATACTCTGTTTCCCACTTCATTCTGCAGTAAGTTGAACTCTAAAAGAAAGGATCAGAAATGCAGTGGCTCGGGTTTTCTGGCTTCTACTAAAATTTGGATATTTCACATAAATGAAGAAGCATCTCTTTGGAACTTAATACTATTTTAGTGGTAACTTTGATCCAGGTACTTATATTGATGGAGAACCAATTATTGATCTTCCACCGAAAACTATAGAATTGAAAAGGGTTGATTTCTCCATGGAGGAGCGCGATTTCTATTGCAGACTTGAGGCTGATTCACAGGCGCAATTTGCAGTGCGTTAACAACACTATTAAATGCAATATTTCATGCGTGCATCTTTGGTAACTTTGTAACTCCTTGACCTCTGTTACTGTATTGGCAGGAATATGCAAAAGCAGGGACAGTCAAACAGAACTATGTGAACATATTATTAATGCTTCTGCGGCTTCGACAGGCTTGTGACCACCCTCTTCTTGTTAGGGGGTTTGGTTCTACTTCACAAAGGAGTTCCTCCGTGGAGATGGCTAAGAATTTTCCCCGGGAGAAAAGCATCTTCCTGCTGAATTGTTTGGAAGGCTCTTTAGCAATTTGCGGGATATGCAGTGTAAGTACATAAAATTATTTCTTCCACTGCCACCAGCTCTTTTGCGTTAAATGTTGAGTTGTAATGTAGAGGACCCATGTTTCGTATGAATCTTATACTGCAAATATGTTGCAGGATCCACCTGAAGATGCTGTAGTAACTGCCTGCGGGCATGTCTTTTGTAACCAGTGCATTTGTGAGCATATGATTGGTGATGACACCCAATGTCCCAAAAAGAATTGCAAAACTCGCCTTACTTcttcacacatattttctatcACCACACTAAGGGGTGCTATATCGAATAACCCAAATCCAGAAAATAATCACACCTTGAACTGCTCTGATTCCAAGCTTGCAAAAGTTTCGGAATCTTGTTCTTCAAGCTATCCAGAAGGTTCATCCAAAATCAAAGCTGCTCTGGAGCTCTTGACATCTTTGTCTAAGCCACACGATCCTGCCTTGAAACCTACAGAAGGATATTCAGATTTGTTGCATGGTTACAATTCAGTGGGAAAGAATCGAACTCCAGACATAAAAGCTGTGGGAGAAAAGGCAATTGTGTTCTCCCAGTGGACACGGATGTTGGATTTGCTTGAAGATTATTTGAAAAGTTCGTCCATCCAATACCGCAGACTTGACGGAACAATGCCTATTTCTGC
This DNA window, taken from Salvia splendens isolate huo1 chromosome 18, SspV2, whole genome shotgun sequence, encodes the following:
- the LOC121776567 gene encoding helicase-like transcription factor CHR28 isoform X1, producing the protein MLTADAEERSSGIVDEMFGAEDECDDVYIDLDHFWEVMGAPDSPSQGNIVEDLSSIDVQQDSRTGSSDGISESAGTSSAILGAGMREPSSQFGIVDHNSSRTVTDDIPFQENGISYSCVVGRPQTPSSYSQNDGGRAPSGMTNQSDPLCSYSMGHVTNDGESSADILMNHDKDLIGFSMLDFHLDYKEDVSVTDRDGISLDVSHTESGSCEINAADIPYFTPENGGMHLFGSDGLSYVSLRSGFQSLDCDGGRTDNIVVEGENFSDGFIHGMPYVDVAASQVGFNYSSDMSTLQDESKNISPASLSCIFSKSWGDTKIRKNVESFTSNDFISRASKLVDIARRKYHGDASKQPSVKNIQWSSSGSFSSTPCENYVSCKKEENEDILLNSDFLHRGMVDQTNTQKLAIGAQDGNSALLVSCQTGIWPLASVKAEMNFQKTENKAPEFNNFYLPNTNYQRVQSNTIEPINLDDDSDLCILEDMSTPAVASMPVTLNGKSFAASQYSTSIEHVDQMTMGHSRLRPNDERVIFQVAMQDLSQPTSEALPPDGLAVTLLKHQRIALSWMVNKETEGTCCSGGILADDQGLGKTVSTIALILKERSPSSKAPTANMKQCQMEMCDLDEDNGTSDTYHVEDTCEVNGYKTNIQAKGRPPAGTLIVCPTSVLRQWSEELFNKVTREADLSVLIYHGGNRIKDPIELAKYDVVITTYAIVSMEVPKQPAVDENDDQFGTPFQGCSSSKKRKALETASSKKSARSKKSTKQIDNELFETLSGPLAKVGWYRVVLDEAQTIKNHRTQVARACWGLRAKRRWCLSGTPIQNAIDDLYSYFRFLRHEPYATFTTFREHLKSPINRNPKVGYKKLQAVLKTIMLRRTKGTYIDGEPIIDLPPKTIELKRVDFSMEERDFYCRLEADSQAQFAEYAKAGTVKQNYVNILLMLLRLRQACDHPLLVRGFGSTSQRSSSVEMAKNFPREKSIFLLNCLEGSLAICGICSDPPEDAVVTACGHVFCNQCICEHMIGDDTQCPKKNCKTRLTSSHIFSITTLRGAISNNPNPENNHTLNCSDSKLAKVSESCSSSYPEGSSKIKAALELLTSLSKPHDPALKPTEGYSDLLHGYNSVGKNRTPDIKAVGEKAIVFSQWTRMLDLLEDYLKSSSIQYRRLDGTMPISARDNAVRDFKSLPQVTVMIMSLKAASLGLNMVAACHVILLDLWWNPTTEDQAIDRAHRIGQTRPVSVYRLTVKDTVEDRILALQERKRAMVASAFGEDETGSRQTRLTVEDLEYLFRVD
- the LOC121776567 gene encoding helicase-like transcription factor CHR28 isoform X2 yields the protein MFNKVDSRTGSSDGISESAGTSSAILGAGMREPSSQFGIVDHNSSRTVTDDIPFQENGISYSCVVGRPQTPSSYSQNDGGRAPSGMTNQSDPLCSYSMGHVTNDGESSADILMNHDKDLIGFSMLDFHLDYKEDVSVTDRDGISLDVSHTESGSCEINAADIPYFTPENGGMHLFGSDGLSYVSLRSGFQSLDCDGGRTDNIVVEGENFSDGFIHGMPYVDVAASQVGFNYSSDMSTLQDESKNISPASLSCIFSKSWGDTKIRKNVESFTSNDFISRASKLVDIARRKYHGDASKQPSVKNIQWSSSGSFSSTPCENYVSCKKEENEDILLNSDFLHRGMVDQTNTQKLAIGAQDGNSALLVSCQTGIWPLASVKAEMNFQKTENKAPEFNNFYLPNTNYQRVQSNTIEPINLDDDSDLCILEDMSTPAVASMPVTLNGKSFAASQYSTSIEHVDQMTMGHSRLRPNDERVIFQVAMQDLSQPTSEALPPDGLAVTLLKHQRIALSWMVNKETEGTCCSGGILADDQGLGKTVSTIALILKERSPSSKAPTANMKQCQMEMCDLDEDNGTSDTYHVEDTCEVNGYKTNIQAKGRPPAGTLIVCPTSVLRQWSEELFNKVTREADLSVLIYHGGNRIKDPIELAKYDVVITTYAIVSMEVPKQPAVDENDDQFGTPFQGCSSSKKRKALETASSKKSARSKKSTKQIDNELFETLSGPLAKVGWYRVVLDEAQTIKNHRTQVARACWGLRAKRRWCLSGTPIQNAIDDLYSYFRFLRHEPYATFTTFREHLKSPINRNPKVGYKKLQAVLKTIMLRRTKGTYIDGEPIIDLPPKTIELKRVDFSMEERDFYCRLEADSQAQFAEYAKAGTVKQNYVNILLMLLRLRQACDHPLLVRGFGSTSQRSSSVEMAKNFPREKSIFLLNCLEGSLAICGICSDPPEDAVVTACGHVFCNQCICEHMIGDDTQCPKKNCKTRLTSSHIFSITTLRGAISNNPNPENNHTLNCSDSKLAKVSESCSSSYPEGSSKIKAALELLTSLSKPHDPALKPTEGYSDLLHGYNSVGKNRTPDIKAVGEKAIVFSQWTRMLDLLEDYLKSSSIQYRRLDGTMPISARDNAVRDFKSLPQVTVMIMSLKAASLGLNMVAACHVILLDLWWNPTTEDQAIDRAHRIGQTRPVSVYRLTVKDTVEDRILALQERKRAMVASAFGEDETGSRQTRLTVEDLEYLFRVD
- the LOC121776567 gene encoding helicase-like transcription factor CHR28 isoform X3 gives rise to the protein MREPSSQFGIVDHNSSRTVTDDIPFQENGISYSCVVGRPQTPSSYSQNDGGRAPSGMTNQSDPLCSYSMGHVTNDGESSADILMNHDKDLIGFSMLDFHLDYKEDVSVTDRDGISLDVSHTESGSCEINAADIPYFTPENGGMHLFGSDGLSYVSLRSGFQSLDCDGGRTDNIVVEGENFSDGFIHGMPYVDVAASQVGFNYSSDMSTLQDESKNISPASLSCIFSKSWGDTKIRKNVESFTSNDFISRASKLVDIARRKYHGDASKQPSVKNIQWSSSGSFSSTPCENYVSCKKEENEDILLNSDFLHRGMVDQTNTQKLAIGAQDGNSALLVSCQTGIWPLASVKAEMNFQKTENKAPEFNNFYLPNTNYQRVQSNTIEPINLDDDSDLCILEDMSTPAVASMPVTLNGKSFAASQYSTSIEHVDQMTMGHSRLRPNDERVIFQVAMQDLSQPTSEALPPDGLAVTLLKHQRIALSWMVNKETEGTCCSGGILADDQGLGKTVSTIALILKERSPSSKAPTANMKQCQMEMCDLDEDNGTSDTYHVEDTCEVNGYKTNIQAKGRPPAGTLIVCPTSVLRQWSEELFNKVTREADLSVLIYHGGNRIKDPIELAKYDVVITTYAIVSMEVPKQPAVDENDDQFGTPFQGCSSSKKRKALETASSKKSARSKKSTKQIDNELFETLSGPLAKVGWYRVVLDEAQTIKNHRTQVARACWGLRAKRRWCLSGTPIQNAIDDLYSYFRFLRHEPYATFTTFREHLKSPINRNPKVGYKKLQAVLKTIMLRRTKGTYIDGEPIIDLPPKTIELKRVDFSMEERDFYCRLEADSQAQFAEYAKAGTVKQNYVNILLMLLRLRQACDHPLLVRGFGSTSQRSSSVEMAKNFPREKSIFLLNCLEGSLAICGICSDPPEDAVVTACGHVFCNQCICEHMIGDDTQCPKKNCKTRLTSSHIFSITTLRGAISNNPNPENNHTLNCSDSKLAKVSESCSSSYPEGSSKIKAALELLTSLSKPHDPALKPTEGYSDLLHGYNSVGKNRTPDIKAVGEKAIVFSQWTRMLDLLEDYLKSSSIQYRRLDGTMPISARDNAVRDFKSLPQVTVMIMSLKAASLGLNMVAACHVILLDLWWNPTTEDQAIDRAHRIGQTRPVSVYRLTVKDTVEDRILALQERKRAMVASAFGEDETGSRQTRLTVEDLEYLFRVD